The Dioscorea cayenensis subsp. rotundata cultivar TDr96_F1 chromosome 8, TDr96_F1_v2_PseudoChromosome.rev07_lg8_w22 25.fasta, whole genome shotgun sequence genome segment AATTCCCAGGAAATCTTCTGTCCCTTGAATTTGAATGGTTGTGACTGGGATTGATCACATGTTAAATAGTATCTCTTCATTTCTGACAAGAAATATTACAGTCCATGCTTGCTTTGAACTTCTCTATAGCTCATCCAGGCTTAATAGTGACTTTGTGAAAACTccattctttttaattatttatgactTTATACTCCACGTCAAATCCAGCAAGAATTTCACTTATTGTCTAATCCCCAATAAAGTAGTTTTCAGGAATTTTTTCCCTCTGTTTTTGCACAACTTCAAACTGGAAGTTATCTTTTCAACAATCTTGTAGGTCCAAATGGTAGCAACCATGTTCTCCAGACATCCTCCATTGGTAGTAGTGTCCCATGGGTCCAATCAAGTCTAACTAATCTTGCATCTCTAGTTCATAGCAGCAATGCAATTCCACCCACTCCATTTGCTAGTGGGCAGGATGCCCAAGCAGCAATTCCATTTGGTTCCAAGTTCGATGCTCAACGAGGTCCAGGAGCCAGAAATATTGGTGGTGTTCCAATTGCACAAGCACCTCCAGCTCAagcaaacaagagaaaaagtcCTTCTGGTCCACAGGAAGGCTTGGCTGCTGCCAGAGTAACTCGCAGTCGAGCTCAGAAGGACAAAGGTGGTGGTCCAAGTGTTGAACCTGGTTCTAGTAAACCTGTGGGTCTAGTTATCCTTGATAAAGGTTTGTACTGATTTCAGTAGCATATATACAATTCTTCTGATTTTTCATTTCTGGCCTTTCTATGAAGTAAATGGGCATATGTCGTCTGTCATTGTAGGTAAAGAAATTGCACCCAGCATAAATCGGAATACTGGACTGGTTACTGATTCAAATAAGTTGCCAAAAAAGCCAATCTTTAGTGCTCATGCAACTGACACCTTAAACATGTCAGAACTGCAGAATGCCTTAATTGCTTTCCAGGACCAAAGGAAGCTAACCCAGCAGCAGACAGATCTGATCCGGCAGTTCCAGAACCTGCTGCAGATGCGTCAGACACAACCGCAGCTGAAACCAGTTGACCACATCAAAGCTGGTTTGTTTCTAGATGCTCTTCATTGTGTTTCAATTCAAATTCTTGAATCTTTTATGCTTCGAGTTGAATCAATATACATGCTGCTCTCCTTGGTGCATCTTGTTCCTGCCCTCCTTAATGTCTAGAAATTGATATCCTTTATCCCATGAATCATGAAGATTTATACAGAATTAAGCACACCATGCGCACAGTGAAGTGTCACACGAGGCAATTTATCTTGAAATGTAAAATGAATGCAACCAACACTGCATACATAATATGTCATACAAAATAAATTGActctttattgtttttactcAGTACAGTACTAACAAGAACATGCTTGTGATTGTGTTCATTTTCAGAAGATTTCTTTGCTGAATCTCCTGAATTATTCAGAGAGAGATGCCAACTATGCAAACTCGATCTTAAATTCAACCCAGACGGGTCAAGAAACTCCGACTCCGGTCCATCCGTTCATGCAGTCTTGCCCTGCGGCCATTGTTACCATTACAGCTGTTTGCTAGATATTTTTGGTCCTCTTCAACCAGGCGAGGATCCTACCTGCATCCAATGCCTTGAAGGTGGAGCAAATTCTGCCAACTGAATTAGTAACATTGACCaaaggttttgattgacatttatctaatgttttgtattttttcttataactcCATAACAAAAAAAAGGCTGTGCAAACTATTAGTGATAGGATCAGGGATCTATACTCAGCCATTATAATGTCAATGTTGCTCAATGTCTTTGTTCTTAGTAAATTATACCATGATATATAGTCTTATTCTTCCATTCTAAGTTTCTAACGATATGATGTGATTGAATGGGAAGAGATTGGCCATTCTATGGAGTTGATTGAagattatatgattttttttttaacaaatacgatAAGAGCATGTGCACTGACCCGGAATTGCTCGTCCGGGCCATGTTCCCTCATTTGAGGACGGAATTTGGATTGGAAGCTCGCATTCATAATCGGGACTCATTACCACTATTGCATCCAATAGGATTTGAACTCGGCACTTGTACTTTCGGCACTAACGACTTTGACAGTGGAGTCAATGCTGCTAGGCTATGAGTCCTTTGGCAAAGAGGATATGATTTGGTGAACTGTGTTTGGAACCGTAAACAGCGCAAAGACCTTCTTCACTGTTAATAACTTGCATTCTTCTTTCGTGGTGATGTGCCATTATATCTTGCCTGTCGAATAAAGCAGAGCAGGTGATCAATCAGAGTATGATCTCTGAATCGCTTTCTTTGATCAGGAAAATGTTCTCTTTGTGTGTGCCAGTGTGTGTGTTTGACATTTTTGAAGTAACTGTGTGTTTGACATTGACATTGGTTATTTATTTCTGGGTAACCATTTATCAGCTCCAGGATGCATTGCAGAGATACTATTATTTGGTTAATTTAATATAGGCAATAAGTTTAGATTGCTTCCATTGGTTTAAActtttgagttgaattgaattcgATGTATTCGAGTCATGCGATGTAACTAAGGAAAAATAATAGCACTTGTTATAGTAATTACCTTCTCTGCACATGGATGATGGATCAATggtttgctttaaaaaaaaaaaaaaaaatctttgtttgTTGAACTAATTGCTAGAAAGATATCTTGTTTGGGCATTGAAAATGGATCTCAATGAACATGTTTTCTTGTGTCTGGATCAAGAATGGAAGGAAGATATTTCAATGGATTTAAAAGATAttataattttccttttttttttttccaaggaGTGTGTTGGATTATGAGAAAACAGGGGAAAAAAGCTTTTCTTGTAAATGCAAATAAATTAgttaaataatttatagaacaagaaaaaaaaaccccaccAATTATATAATCTATTAATATTGAATTTCTTATATAAAATGTTTgtattctattttaaaaataaatttaaaccctaatctACACAAACAAGTAAGATAAATGTATAGATATTACAGCGTTGAACGCTTACCATGTGCATCCATCTCTAACACATGACTTATTTGTCcagaaaaaacaaattaataatgtCATTGCATAAACAGGGTACCAATAATTGCCACTGTTTCACATCCCaacaaattttaatgttttaaaataaaaaaaaaaataaaaaaggagaaaaaaaaaaaatcacctctTTATCTCAATGACCATATCATCAACGTTATCAATGTGAGAAAACACCAAAAACTAACAAACTGTTTTCTGCATGTATACCCCTGCAAACTCTCATAATTTCATGTACAACCCTGCCATCTATGCGCTCATGGAGAGTACAGTCACACATACCGTAAATTTTTGTAAGTTATAAATAGCCTGTGAAATctcaaaattatacaaataaaatataaataataaatagtttttttttgccaaaaacagtataaataaataaatttatgagtTGTCGTACTAGGAAGAGTCCCTCCCTTCTTCTCTGGAGtcctgttttttattttctcatatttcaCGACTAGTGAAtctgttatatttctttttgtgatCCTGTTTGATTcaactcttttgttttttttttaaatatatttataatttattttttaataaataaataaataattttaatatcttcagagatatttatttaattatccaTACCCACAGGggcatttatgtaaaaaaaaaagaataaaataaataaaattatgaaattttaccAGGGTCGAATGAGAGATAGAAAACCAACAAAACATACCGGCCCTCAAGACtccaagaaaaacaatgaactCGTGAATATCGagctctctttttctctctctctctgattACCAGTCCTCTCCCTCTTCCTTTCTCCAAGCCCTTTCCTCAAATTCACTCTTTTAGGTCTCCAATCTTCtccttttttctccttttttttttttcttggattccTTATTGATTACTTGTTTCTTGGTGATGGATTCAATAGGAGTAAAGCAAGGGAAGgcggaggagaaggagatggaggGCTTCTCTCCATCCTCTCCCCCTCGGATCTTTTGGAACTCCCGCAAGAGATCTGGTAAGCAACTCTCCATCTCAATTTCGAGGTTTTTTGAGGGGGTTTCTGAGAGAtttcaaagagagagagagagagagagagggagaggatgATCGGTATCCAAGGGTATTGACCGGCTATTGCCGGTTGCTTTCTGTGCAGTCTGCTTGTTTCTCTTGCTTAACCGGCACGTTGCGGTCTTTTTCTTGGAGTTTTGGGAATATTCCCGTCTTGCtcgcattttttatttttttttgcgtTTTAGTCCCTGTTTGTAGCTGATATTAGCCGGCTCCTCAAGAAATATTTCTATTTGTTGATATTTGCTcgtttttgaagaaaatttcCTATTTGTTAATTTCCAAATGGTTGTGTGCAGGGCTGTTAATTGATGAAGTTATTTGTGAGATGCTTTAGCTTTAGCTTAACTTTTGTTTGTGACAAAAGATTGAGTTCagtcgaatatatatatatatatatatatatgtatatgtaacaTATTGAGTGTATTATATAGTttgtattgtttattttatagaaCAAAAAGCAAGCTACATGGAGCCTGATATgagtttttgaaaataaattaactttattttaattttgagctAAATAGCTCAagcttttgaaattaaaattgagccaagcttgaacaaatTGTTTTGAGCTAATTTTGAGATCGAGCTACTCAATTTTGAACCAAGTTCAAGGTTGTCCCCAGCTCAAGCAAACTCAGTTCATTTGCAGCGTTGGTAGTGTGTTTTGCTGTTTTAAAGTTTAAGATTTTTGATAGGattgaattttttgaaatattaatttgaatgtAGAATGTGTATTAGGTGATTCTATGTAAAGTAGAAACCTAAACCTGTGTGCGCTTGTGTAAAAAAATGCACTTTTTGCATTGTTTCGTTATTAGTGTTGGTGAAACCCATCATGCTCATTTGTAAGTtgcaggtttttttttctttttaatgaaattacacAGGTTGATGTAAGTTAGATTATCTTATGCATCATAAAATTATTGACATAATGCCTAACTGGATTCATGATGTGTGTTGTAGCAATGTTCTAGTAGAGTGAAACGTGTTTGTGATATTCGAGGATGGTTATTTGACAAGATTGAGGCCATTTATAGCCAAAGTTAGAGATTCTTCTTATTGTCTTCAGCTTTAAAAGATGGTCTTGCCTCTAATTTCAGCAGTAATAGCAAGACATTATGATCCCTAAGGTTATATTCATAGTATCCTTCTCTGGGTCAGTAATTTCAGGATGCCTCTTAACAAAAGTATATGATAATCCCATGCCTTAAATCAATGCAATGCTTCAAAACCTAGTTCTAATTTAGGATAGCACATAGGAAAGAACTTTGTAGCTCTTTTGAATGCATTTGCAAATACAACTCGAGGGTTGAATTAAACCTGTTTGTCAGAGATTGAGATTAGTTTAGCAGTACCTTATGCTTGCTTAGGATATGTTATGTAGTTTGAACTAATCTAACACAGAAGGTTTTTTGAAAATCAGGGCCAAGTAGCAAAGTCAATTCAAggaatttcttttctttagtaAAATTCGGAGAATTATCTTAATAATGAAGCAGTTTGTAAATGAAGTAACTTATGCCAAGGCAAATTTATCTCAAGTTACTTCCAAGATTTCTCTTGGCCCAGCACATATTATCAATATTAGATCCTTCCCATTTGATTCGGTCTTGTATTATAACAGAGAAGTTCTTGATTCCTGAGCTCAAGTAATTCTAGttggaaaaagaaaactatCCTCTGATGTATTCctctttttatttagttttaagtGATTGAATGACCGAAAGAAAGTCTTTGTCTAAACTCTTAGGAGCTAACCAACTAACAATATTTTCAGCCAGTACAAGGAGCTTGGAGAATGTACTGAAAGTGGAATTGGAAAAGACAGCGACCCATGAACCAAGTGATGTACCTATGAATGGGGATGAAGTGCCACCAACTTCTGCAGATGAAACTCCAATTGGTGAAAAAGACAATGCTGCCCTCTCTGAACGACGGAAAGCCCTGTTTGAACCATTGGACCCTATCGGCAGTGGCCCAATTGGAAGGCGCATCCCAGCTGAAGACTTGCTCCCCCCACCAGACTTTGAATCTGCATCCTACCCAAAAGGATGGTTGGTTGGGAAGAAGAGAAAGCTTGTGAATGTTGATGTGGTTGAGAGCATGCGGAGAATCGCTGTCCAAGAGATGAACCGAAAGgtttaacataattttattttccataGTGAATTAAATGTTTGCTTTTTACTAGCTATCTTATAAGTCAATATAGCACTAACTGCTCAAATATTAAGTAGTTACTATAAACCTCAAACAAGCAATTTAGTGCCCACCTTTACTTGATAATAATTTCACAGACCAAAGCCTGCATATGGTTTTGAGGCCGGATGTCAATTTAACAGCCACTGATGATAAGTCTGACAGATTTTCCTTACTAGTGTCTTCAAAGATTTTTTTAGCTTCTTGTTTTGCTGTCGGGCTTATTACCTTTATGCAGGATCGGGAAATTGATGGACTTAATGAACAATTAGCAGAGGACTCACGCTGCCTTGAACACCTCCAGATGCAGCTGTTGCAGGAGCGCAGCAAGCGGACGGATGTGGAGAGGGAGAATTCAATGCTCCATGAGCAGATCTCAATGCTGATGAACATGTTGGAGGAAACTGAACCCCCAGTAGATGTGGAGGTTGCTTCTGAGGATTCTTGATTGCCTCCATCTTATTATGTTCATATTATGCCCTATGAGTGCAATGTGTTCTTTTCCTTTCGTGCTTTGCCCAATACAGTGAATACACAGGAAATGTTAGTATTGTATCCCTTGGAGATGATGCTTTTGTTTTCAATGTGTAATTATTTCATAacctttatttatgtttttatacttTATATCAAACCatcaatatataaaagaaatcatttattattgTGTGTATAACTCTATAATTTTCAGCTTTTGAAATTGTGATCAAGAGTCTCCCTCTTGTGATGCTAAATTTGTGTTTGATAAGATATTGTTGAATATTTGCGAGCAATATGTACACAAATACTTCAGGTAATTGGTTAAACTTCTCTAATTACAGATAATTCAGGCAATATGTACGCAATATGTACACAAATTCATGAAAACCTGGTTCACAAAATTTAGTCAGCAGACTTAATTCGAGAAGCAACAGATAATGACAGAAACagtaatgtttctttttctaaaatgtCAAAAACTATGAGCAGTAATCAGCATCATTTCTCTCAGGAATTGAAATATGAAATCTGAAAAACAAGCGAacataattttccaattttgcTTGACTTGAAAGAAACTGAATGAATGTTTGATATCCATGGAAGAAATAAGAGACTCCAACTGACTGCTTTTTTAGAGTAACAAAtctacatatatacacacagaaCAACATCAGCAACGCAACAAAACCATGAATGAGCTTGAGGTGGGCCATATTGGTCCTTCAAAACAGCCATTTTGTAAatctacatatatacatataccgATCAGTAATAATAGGACTTCGATACAATCATTGACAGACAGAACATTGATCTGTTTTGTAAAACTCAACATGGAAACAGAAGTCAAGCTATTGGGCTTGATTCTCAGTCTTCTTCGGATATATTGAATAAGAACTGCGGCATTGATGCAATCCGAGGAAGATGCAGTAATAAATCTCCAAAAGACTCTTTTCTTGATATACTTTGTTGCTTGGCTTCAGATCTTTCAGCCTGTGGAGTTGCATGTGGTCCATCCTCATCCAAGGATTCGTGGCTGCCGCCGCTTGTCTGAAAATTTTGAGCCGTGGGACCATCCTTCTGAAGCAGACAACAAAGAGAATTGACCCTCGACATGAGCGAGAGTTCATCAGAGGCGGAAGAACCCTGGGTGTCGCTAAGAAGATATTGGGTTAACTCTTCCAGCATGCCTTTGCTTGGCAAGCTAA includes the following:
- the LOC120266515 gene encoding uncharacterized protein LOC120266515; translated protein: MKDLLILKWELLILHREFPLDLESRNMRILQQTVENTWQARHNSQNDTTASNLFNFNQGGFNSNNGIMLASQGHRDSRNTVTSHIGDAQQFDLPGERYGIPPFVANTTSGFRQNILTRPNNNDGSLLNLGPVTNAAAGHQSYENNQAGRTYADWNQLRSGIGSSGSILPYYSGEGLHHVNIRMNSTQPGGWQRPFLPYQEPAPQGINSADFNSFGQWQVPPIQGIPPPQPFLLGPNGSNHVLQTSSIGSSVPWVQSSLTNLASLVHSSNAIPPTPFASGQDAQAAIPFGSKFDAQRGPGARNIGGVPIAQAPPAQANKRKSPSGPQEGLAAARVTRSRAQKDKGGGPSVEPGSSKPVGLVILDKGKEIAPSINRNTGLVTDSNKLPKKPIFSAHATDTLNMSELQNALIAFQDQRKLTQQQTDLIRQFQNLLQMRQTQPQLKPVDHIKAEDFFAESPELFRERCQLCKLDLKFNPDGSRNSDSGPSVHAVLPCGHCYHYSCLLDIFGPLQPGEDPTCIQCLEGGANSAN
- the LOC120267498 gene encoding protein HEADING DATE REPRESSOR 1, with protein sequence MEGFSPSSPPRIFWNSRKRSASTRSLENVLKVELEKTATHEPSDVPMNGDEVPPTSADETPIGEKDNAALSERRKALFEPLDPIGSGPIGRRIPAEDLLPPPDFESASYPKGWLVGKKRKLVNVDVVESMRRIAVQEMNRKDREIDGLNEQLAEDSRCLEHLQMQLLQERSKRTDVERENSMLHEQISMLMNMLEETEPPVDVEVASEDS